From a region of the Tiliqua scincoides isolate rTilSci1 chromosome 4, rTilSci1.hap2, whole genome shotgun sequence genome:
- the LOC136648550 gene encoding olfactory receptor class A-like protein 1 encodes MKNLYFLTLFVLQNTQNQQPSSKSGFAAAMEIWFILNMIGFVSLDMIGIPGNLAILWAFFKAICQQNTTPSEIILGKLALANLLVILTRGVPLTLRTLGVYTMYDSSSCGITLYIYCVGRAMSIFLTSMLGCFQCMLIVPCPPKCMRLRHSILSKLPSIMVSIWCFNLLVCCTRLLYSLPRAGTNCTKEETTVVYDFCCVVFPSYLSYFGNGAAFVLRDMFFLGLMTLSSGYLLFVFHRHGKLLKRSPMLQMKHAEMRAAKSVIGLLVMYLLSFGLDSVFWMVNLCVSPISLRFAGARMFFDSCYSAISPLLIILTNRKIQAGLKCTVGKS; translated from the coding sequence atgaagaaTCTGTACTTCTTAACACTATTTGTCTTGCAGAACACCCAGAACCAGCAACCTTCCTCTAAGTCGGGCTTCGCAGCTGCAATGGAAATCTGGTTCATCTTGAACATGATTGGTTTTGTTTCACTGGACATGATTGGGATCCCTGGGAACCTAGCCATCCTCTGGGCATTCTTCAAAGCCATCTGCCAGCAAAACACCACACCCAGTGAAATCATCCTGGGCAAACTGGCCCTTGCCAATCTGCTGGTGATCCTGACACGAGGAGTCCCGCTCACCCTCCGAACACTTGGAGTCTACACCATGTATGACAGTTCAAGTTGTGGCATCACCCTCTACATTTATTGTGTGGGCAGAGCCATGAGCATCTTCTTAACATCTATGTTGGGCTGCTTCCAGTGTATGTTGATTGTCCCGTGCCCTCCCAAGTGCATGCGGCTGAGGCACAGCATCCTCAGCAAACTCCCTTCCATCATGGTTTCCATCTGGTGCTTCAACCTGCTGGTCTGCTGTACCCGTTTGCTTTACTCTCTGCCTCGTGCTGGCACCAACTGTACCAAGGAAGAGACCACTGTGGTGTATGACTTCTGCTGTGTGGTATTCCCTAGCTACCTCTCATACTTTGGAAACGGAGCCGCGTTTGTCCTGCGAGATATGTTCTTCCTTGGGTTGATGACCCTCTCTAGTGGATACCTTCTCTTCGTTTTTCACCGACACGGCAAACTGTTGAAACGTTCGCCCATGCTGCAAATGAAACATGCAGAAATGAGAGCAGCAAAATCAGTGATAGGCTTGCTGGTCATGTACCTTCTCAGTTTCGGGCTGGACAGTGTCTTCTGGATGGTCAATCTTTGTGTGTCCCCAATCTCACTGAGGTTCGCAGGTGCCCGCATGTTTTTTGACTCCTGCTACTCAGCCATAAGTCCATTATTGATCATACTAACCAACAGGAAGATTCAAGCAGGTTTAAAGTGTACAGTTGGGAAGAGTTAG